One genomic segment of Ricinus communis isolate WT05 ecotype wild-type chromosome 3, ASM1957865v1, whole genome shotgun sequence includes these proteins:
- the LOC107261932 gene encoding uncharacterized protein LOC107261932 isoform X3, translating to MLKAGGISTFITKGTVSISTELKEDLNIDVSQTDSPMGSGDWGNHGWFYISVRIGLFLWVALLNLITISSTWARVIDVMDSEVQDCLGS from the exons ATGCTAAAAG CTGGTGGAATTTCAACATTCATTACCAAG GGTACAGTTTCCATATCCACCGAACTAAAGGAGGATTTAAATATTGATGTTAGTCAAACTGATTCTCCTATGGGTTCTGGCGATTGGGGTAACCATGGATGGTTTTACATTTCTGTGAGAATTGGTTTATTTCTCTGG GTTGCTCTGCTTAATCTTATTACTATATCTTCAACTTGGGCTAGAGTAATTGATGTGATGGATAGTGAG GTTCAAGACTGTTTGGGTTCATAG
- the LOC107261932 gene encoding uncharacterized protein LOC107261932 isoform X2 — MLKAGGISTFITKGTVSISTELKEDLNIDVSQTDSPMGSGDWGNHGWFYISVRIGLFLWVALLNLITISSTWARVIDVMDSEFYFYLRLC; from the exons ATGCTAAAAG CTGGTGGAATTTCAACATTCATTACCAAG GGTACAGTTTCCATATCCACCGAACTAAAGGAGGATTTAAATATTGATGTTAGTCAAACTGATTCTCCTATGGGTTCTGGCGATTGGGGTAACCATGGATGGTTTTACATTTCTGTGAGAATTGGTTTATTTCTCTGG GTTGCTCTGCTTAATCTTATTACTATATCTTCAACTTGGGCTAGAGTAATTGATGTGATGGATAGTGAG TTCTACTTTTATTTGCGGCTTTGTTGA
- the LOC107261932 gene encoding uncharacterized protein LOC107261932 isoform X1 — MLKAGGISTFITKGTVSISTELKEDLNIDVSQTDSPMGSGDWGNHGWFYISVRIGLFLWVALLNLITISSTWARVIDVMDSEVLVLHLDSFLDHYLPQEWLGFSII; from the exons ATGCTAAAAG CTGGTGGAATTTCAACATTCATTACCAAG GGTACAGTTTCCATATCCACCGAACTAAAGGAGGATTTAAATATTGATGTTAGTCAAACTGATTCTCCTATGGGTTCTGGCGATTGGGGTAACCATGGATGGTTTTACATTTCTGTGAGAATTGGTTTATTTCTCTGG GTTGCTCTGCTTAATCTTATTACTATATCTTCAACTTGGGCTAGAGTAATTGATGTGATGGATAGTGAG GTGCTGGTGCTACACTTGGACAGCTTTTTGGATCATTATTTGCCACAGGAATGGCTTGGTTTTTCAATCATATGA
- the LOC107261932 gene encoding uncharacterized protein LOC107261932 isoform X4, with protein sequence MLKAGGISTFITKGTVSISTELKEDLNIDVSQTDSPMGSGDWGNHGWFYISVRIGLFLWVALLNLITISSTWARVIDVMDSE encoded by the exons ATGCTAAAAG CTGGTGGAATTTCAACATTCATTACCAAG GGTACAGTTTCCATATCCACCGAACTAAAGGAGGATTTAAATATTGATGTTAGTCAAACTGATTCTCCTATGGGTTCTGGCGATTGGGGTAACCATGGATGGTTTTACATTTCTGTGAGAATTGGTTTATTTCTCTGG GTTGCTCTGCTTAATCTTATTACTATATCTTCAACTTGGGCTAGAGTAATTGATGTGATGGATAGTGAG TAA
- the LOC107261929 gene encoding protein pleiotropic regulator PRL2-like: MGKLWWSRKLKVTGISRSFFLYFAVVTYVVTRPRRELLFTVVSQEEKYKTKVCIDVIVQRLGDATAAGMYKLLFSTLHGRTSTVSVYALPIRPDDSRDPQKGGIQNALVVGPTMQQKGINNVGPQGKSTALISGSKSSERFSTSAIMERIPSKWPRPVWHPPWKNYRYPFKLK, encoded by the exons ATGG GCAAACTGTGGTGGTCAAGAAAGTTAAAGGTCACTGGGATCTCAcgttccttttttctttactttgcGGTGGTAACTTATGTGGTGACCAGGCCTAGAAGAGAACTTCTGTTTACTGTTGTTTCACAGGAAgagaaatataaaacaaag GTGTGCATAGATGTAATAGTTCAACGGCTTGGAGATGCTACAGCAGCTGGAATGTACAAACTATTATTTAGCACTCTTCACGGAAGGACCTCAACTGTCTCCGTTTATGCTTTGCCAATAC GTCCAGATGATTCTAGGGATCCACAAAAGGGTGGGATCCAAAACGCGTTGGTGGTTGGTCCAACTATGCAACAAAAGGGAAT AAATAATGTTGGTCCTCAGGGAAAAAGCACTGCCTTGATTTCTGGTTCTAAATCATCTGAAAG GTTCTCCACATCTGCTATAATGGAAAGaattccaagcaaatggccgCGTCCTGTTTGGCATCCTCCATGGAAGAACTACAGG TATCCTTTTAAACTCAAGTAA